A portion of the Lolium rigidum isolate FL_2022 chromosome 1, APGP_CSIRO_Lrig_0.1, whole genome shotgun sequence genome contains these proteins:
- the LOC124654868 gene encoding BTB/POZ and MATH domain-containing protein 2-like, giving the protein MVQKKPRSGAARGRGGAKAAARRKGTERGALRGGASAALSVEQCLLAASGGDAASGRAGGQAGTSSVAWERDVTRCITPFAGVSVITNGELCLSTTSDMIDADTSCGYHLLVIEGYSRTKEIPNGERIRSRPFMVGGHRWCIDYMANGCSPRTADFTSVFLVLRDDIVTKPVKAHFALSCIDHVEKQEPAYIRSTTKAYNFSNDSRDWGYRKFFKRDGFEQSIKLNGDCFTIRADIMICKDLNIDDANATKVPLPDLRQNLNQLLQTKVGADVTFKVSGETFAAHRCVLAARSTVFMAQLFGPMKEGTTAGVIQIKDMEAKVFSALLSFIYTDLFPEMEKDKAQVEEEGQEEGVDATWLQWVQDLFVAADRYDLQGLKLSCEDVLCENIDVSSVTSTLTLAEQHHCHGLKEECLQFLQEQSSSSLQTIMAASDWEHITMTYPSLLNELIAKLARKV; this is encoded by the exons ATGGTGCAGAAAAAACCAAGGAGCGGCGCGGCGCGTGGTCGCGGCGGTGCGAAAGCAGCGGCGCGGCGTAAGGGCACCGAACGCGGTGCGCTTCGCGGGGGCGCGTCGGCGGCGCTATCAGTCGAGCAGTGTCTTCTTGCGGCCTCTGGGGGCGACGCGGCAAGTGGTCGCGCGGGCGGGCAAGCGGGAACTTCATCCGTTGCGTGGGAGCGGGACGTGACCAG ATGCATCACGCCGTTCGCCGGCGTATCTGTCATCACCAACGGCGAGCTGTGCCTTTCCACCACGTCAGACATGATCGACGCCGACACTTCCTGTGGCTACCACCTGCTAGTGATCGAAGGCTACTCCCGCACCAAAGAGATACCCAATGGCGAGCGCATCAGATCTCGCCCATTCATGGTGGGAGGCCATCGCTGGTGCATTGATTACATGGCCAACGGTTGCAGCCCACGCACTGCCGACTTCACTTCTGTCTTTCTTGTCCTTCGCGATGACATTGTTACAAAGCCCGTGAAAGCACATTTTGCTCTTAGTTGTATCGACCATGTTGAGAAGCAAGAACCAGCATACATTCGTTCAACTACCAAAGCATACAACTTCTCCAACGATTCTCGTGATTGGGGCTACAGGAAGTTTTTCAAAAGAGATGGCTTTGAACAATCAATTAAACTAAACGGTGATTGTTTCACCATCCGGGCTGACATCATGATTTGCAAGGATCTCAATATCGACGATGCCAATGCCACTAAGGTGCCGCTGCCTGACCTACGGCAAAACTTGAACCAGCTTCTTCAAACTAAGGTGGGCGCTGATGTGACATTCAAGGTCAGTGGGGAGACATTTGCTGCACACCGTTGTGTGCTTGCAGCCCGATCTACAGTCTTCATGGCACAACTCTTTGGCCCCATGAAGGAAGGCACTACGGCAGGTGTCATACAGATCAAAGACATGGAAGCAAAAGTGTTCAGTGCTTTGCTTAGTTTCATCTACACAGATTTATTTCCTGAGATGGAGAAGGACAAAGCACAAGTTGaggaagaagggcaagaagagggGGTTGATGCAACATGGCTGCAATGGGTCCAAGACTTGTTTGTCGCAGCAGACAGATATGATCTCCAAGGGCTGAAGTTGTCCTGCGAAGACGTGTTGTGCGAGAACATAGATGTGAGCTCGGTGACTTCCACTCTTACTCTAGCGGAGCAACACCATTGCCATGGGTTGAAGGAGGAGTGCTTACAGTTTCTGCAAGAACAATCTTCCTCAAGTTTGCAAACAATAATGGCGGCCAGTGACTGGGAGCATATAACTATGACCTATCCCTCTCTTTTAAACGAGCTCATCGCCAAGCTTGCCAGGAAAGTCTAA
- the LOC124683139 gene encoding uncharacterized protein LOC124683139 has translation MPSGGRRLPPWTSPRGATSTRWSPCSPAGDLVFGSHVTPPMSAGCCSYRVTPPTSGGPVATPLPSGAGGGGCSRPPRAPPALDSPYVRAKQAQLIEKDPNKAVPLFWAAINSGERIESALKDMATVLKQANRAEEAIEAIRTFRDRCPNEAQDSLDNILIDLYKKCGRTKEQIEMLTVKLRIVDEDLASGRWKTKMSKSHGRVVYLSLRDEKARLLGNLAWAHMQSENYEEAEMLYRQALAIEADYNKECNLAICMMKIGKVAEAKYLLQSIPCNSNDENHVRSLARATEVLREIESQTLPSPITQMKSKDSRISVATDVENLEYLHPQILSSTQLNYEGPAIPVSADTEKHENCNSQALPSPITQLKRKEPQFMVATEGVKNGQCLEEHQDLSKLFNDAATPQSLLEKLRKRLVEKDRPNVSTENQIQTPISAECLPNSNGAIDASENPMQEGKGFADGARKTWADMVEEDEQQTTVQGGSSKHASEQRGRTPPSSQESSSLKTPVPGVRLQSSSAGSWRRSDSRISTDENMNPKFVRTAPSWKQQKVQDHSNRVCQRLNTIHLSEKAQGTGQTPWRSSTAQRSLFGGHVPFRDSENCQGASHTEATSRWPKNAAASTRPWRPQQNRLRVFRDITDEMNQNVT, from the exons ATGCCGAGCGGGGGGAGGCGGCTGCCGCCGTGGACGTCGCCGAGGGGCGCGACGAGCACGAGGTGGAGCCCGTGCAGCCCCGCGGGCGACCTCGTCTTCGGGAGCCACGTCACGCCGCCCATGAGCGCCGGCTGCTGCTCCTACCGCGTGACCCCGCCGACGAGCGGGGGCCCCGTCGCGACGCCTCTGCcgagcggcgccggcggcggcgggtgttCCAGGCCGCCGAGGGCGCCGCCGGCGCTGGATTCGCCGTACGTGAGGGCGAAGCAGGCGCAG TTAATTGAAAAGGATCCCAACAAGGCAGTTCCATTGTTCTGGGCGGCCATTAACAGTGGTGAACGAATTGAGAGTGCACTGAAGGATATGGCTACTGTACTGAAACAAGCCAATCGGGCTGAAGAGGCCATCGAAGCGATAAGAACCTTCCGTGACCGCTGTCCTAATGAAGCTCAAGACTCTCTTGACAATATTCTTATTGACCTGTACAAG AAATGTGGTAGGACAAAAGAGCAGATTGAAATGCTGACAGTGAAGCTGAGAATAGTTGATGAGGATCTAGCTTCTGGCCGGTGGAAAACTAAGATGTCTAAATCTCATGGAAGAGTAGTCTATCTCTCTCTGAGAGATGAAAAAGCAAG GTTGCTGGGTAACCTCGCCTGGGCCCATATGCAGTCTGAGAACTATGAGGAAGCTGAAATGCTCTACAG GCAAGCTCTTGCTATCGAAGCTGATTATAACAAAGAGTGTAATTTAGCCATCTGCATGATGAAGATTGGAAAGGTAGCTGAAGCTAAATACCTTCTCCAATCTATACCCTGCAACTCCAATGATGAAAACCATGTGAGATCTCTTGCCCGGGCTACTGAAGTGCTTAGGGAAATTGAGTCACAAACACTCCCTTCACCCATTACTCAAATGAAGTCTAAAGATTCAAGAATTTCGGTTGCTACTGATGTGGAGAACCTTGAATATCTACATCCACAAATTCTTTCTTCAACTCAACTGAATTATGAAGGGCCAGCAATTCCAGTTTCGGCGGATACAGAGAAGCATGAGAATTGCAACTCACAAGCTCTTCCGTCTCCGATAACTCAGTTGAAGCGTAAAGAACCACAATTTATGGTTGCAACTGAGGGAGTGAAGAATGGGCAATGCCTGGAGGAGCACCAAGATCTTTCTAAACTGTTCAACGATGCTGCCACACCACAGTCTCTACTCGAGAAACTACGCAAGCGGCTGGTTGAGAAGGACAGACCAAATGTCAGCACAGAGAATCAAATTCAGACTCCTATCTCAGCTGAATGCCTGCCAAACTCTAATGGCGCCATTGATGCTAGTGAGAATCCTATGCAAGAGGGGAAGGGTTTTGCGGATGGGGCTAGAAAAACGTGGGCTGACATGGTGGAGGAGGATGAACAGCAAACTACTGTGCAAGGTGGGAGCAGCAAACATGCAAGTGAGCAGAGGGGCAGAACACCACCATCATCTCAAGAAAGCAGCAGCCTCAAAACCCCAGTTCCAGGTGTTCGGCTACAAAGTTCATCAGCAGGTTCTTGGAGACGCAGCGACTCCAGAATCTCGACAGACGAGAACATGAACCCAAAGTTTGTGAGGACTGCTCCATCATGGAAGCAGCAGAAGGTTCAGGATCACAGCAACCGAGTCTGCCAAAGGCTTAACACGATTCATCTCAGTGAGAAGGCTCAAGGCACCGGGCAAACACCATGGAGAAGCAGTACAGCTCAGCGTTCGCTTTTCGGCGGGCACGTACCATTTCGTGACAGTGAGAACTGTCAGGGTGCCAGTCACACCGAGGCCACTAGCCGCTGGCCTAAGAACGCGGCGGCGAGCACAAGACCATGGAGGCCGCAGCAGAACCGCCTGCGGGTCTTCCGAGACATCACAGATGAGATGAACCAAAATGTTACATAG
- the LOC124689864 gene encoding N-acetyl-D-glucosamine kinase-like: MGSYENGNSPAAAAPEGGVILGVDGGTTSTVCVCLPAAMPPPESPSAVPVLSRAIAGCSNRNSVGESAALETLEHVMMQALTMASTDHSNVVAVCLSVSGVNHPSDQQKMLDWIRNLFPGDAKFYVENDAVAALASGTMGKLHGCVLIAGTGSIAYGVTEDGKLARAAGAGPVLGDWGSGYGIAAQALTAVIKAHDGRGPQTNLTGAITRKLEIASPDELIGWTYADPSWARIAALVPVVVSAAEDGDEVANTILREAVQELADSVVAVVRRLALCGEDGKDQFPLVLVGGVLEGNKKWNISGEVIKCISKVFPGVHAIRPEVEPAIGAALLAWSHLHKESKLENGS; encoded by the exons ATGGGCAGCTACGAGAACGGCAattcgccggcggccgccgccccgGAGGGCGGCGTGATCCTGGGCGTGGACGGAGGCACCACCAGCACCGTCTGCGTCTGCCTGCCGGCCGCAATGCCGCCGCCGGAGTCGCCCAGCGCCGTCCCCGTGCTATCCCGCGCAATCGCCGGCTGCTCCAACCGTAATTCCGTCGGAG AAAGCGCTGCACTGGAAACTCTAGAACATGTCATGATGCAGGCCCTCACAATGGCCAGCACAGATCATTCTAATGTTGTTGCAGTTTGTTTATCTGTATCTGGAGTGAATCATCCTTCAGATCAGCAGAAGATGCTGGATTGGATCCG CAATCTATTCCCTGGGGATGCCAAGTTTTATGTCGAGAATGATGCAGTGGCGGCCTTAGCCAGTGGTACAATGGGAAAGCTACATGGCTGTGTATTGATTGCGGGCACAGGAAGCATTGCTTATGGGGTCACCGAAGATGGAAAATTAGCGAGAGCAGCTGGTGCTGGTCCCGTTTTAGGCGACTGGGGCAG TGGATATGGCATTGCTGCACAGGCCCTCACAGCAGTAATAAAAGCACATGATGGCCGTGGACCACAAACTAATCTTACGGGAGCGATCACTAGGAAGCTTGAAATTGCTTCTCCAGATGAATTGATTGG TTGGACATATGCAGATCCATCTTGGGCCCGTATTGCAGCACTTGTTCCTGTGGTCGTATCTGCTGCTGAAGACGGTGACGAAGTAGCAAACACGATTCTACGTGAGGCAGTGCAAGAGTTGGCTGATAGCGTCGTAGCAGTTGTTCGGCGCCTTGCATTGTGTGGTGAAG ATGGAAAGGACCAATTTCCACTTGTATTGGTTGGAGGTGTCCTCGAAGGCAATAAGAAATGGAACATCAGCGGCGAGGTCATAAAATGCATTTCCAAAGTCTTTCCAGGTGTCCATGCTATTCGACCTGAG GTGGAACCGGCAATTGGTGCAGCATTGTTAGCTTGGAGCCATCTTCATAAAGAGTCCAAGCTGGAAAACGGAAGCTGA